One Candidatus Flexicrinis proximus DNA window includes the following coding sequences:
- the aspS gene encoding aspartate--tRNA ligase: MMKSITCGELRESHVGQTVTLAGWVNRRRDQGGLIFIDLRDRWGIVQVVVDEQESPAAHAVFHSARSEYVLQVTGTVRRRPAGTENAEMATGAIDVVAEEVTLLNESKVPPFLINRDENIDEARRMQYRYLDLRRPNMQQNLLLRHRIVKFVRDYLDDKSFLEIETPILFKTTPEGARDFLVPSRLQPGKFYALPQSPQQLKQLLMVAGYEKYFQIARCFRDEDLRGDRQPEFTQLDMELSFVEREDMLQLMEGMVIALAETVVPQKKLKYKPLRRLIYSEAMEKYGSDKPDLRYDLEAVDVSDIAGASAFPIFQANVADGKPVKVICAPGLNRRLDDKTQALTGEALKRLMKELEDTAKTVGAKGLAYMALPLEETGEVKGPIGKFFSVEQKLELFERSGAKPGDVLMFISDKRDTVYAAVDKLRRTVAGLLNLADPDVLDFAWIIDFPMFYWDEENKRWDPSQHMFTMPMPEDVHYLDSDPGKARGSQYDLICNGYEVGGGSIRIHDRALQEKIFPLIGQTMEHARDQFGHMLEAFEYGVPPHGGMAWGIDRISMIFAGADNIREVIAFPKTQSGSDAMAHAPSEAEPKQLAELYLQLAPLPQDEK; this comes from the coding sequence ATGATGAAATCCATAACCTGCGGCGAACTGCGCGAATCGCACGTCGGCCAAACCGTAACACTGGCGGGATGGGTCAACCGCCGCCGCGATCAGGGCGGTTTGATCTTCATTGACCTGCGCGACCGCTGGGGCATCGTGCAAGTCGTGGTCGACGAACAGGAATCCCCTGCGGCACATGCGGTGTTTCACAGCGCACGCAGTGAGTATGTGCTGCAAGTTACCGGTACTGTCCGCCGGCGGCCAGCCGGGACTGAAAACGCTGAGATGGCGACCGGCGCGATCGATGTGGTAGCGGAGGAAGTTACGCTGCTCAACGAATCGAAAGTGCCACCGTTCCTGATCAACCGCGACGAGAACATCGACGAGGCCCGGCGGATGCAGTACCGCTATCTGGATCTGCGGCGTCCGAATATGCAGCAGAACCTGCTGCTGCGGCACCGGATCGTCAAGTTCGTCCGGGATTACCTGGATGACAAAAGCTTTCTTGAAATCGAGACGCCGATCCTGTTTAAGACCACCCCGGAAGGCGCGCGCGACTTTCTGGTGCCGAGCCGACTGCAGCCAGGGAAATTTTACGCCCTACCCCAATCCCCCCAACAATTGAAGCAGCTGCTGATGGTGGCTGGATACGAGAAGTATTTCCAGATTGCGCGGTGCTTCCGCGACGAGGACCTGCGAGGCGACCGCCAACCCGAGTTCACCCAGCTCGATATGGAACTGAGCTTCGTTGAACGGGAAGATATGCTGCAGCTGATGGAAGGCATGGTTATCGCGCTGGCCGAGACGGTCGTGCCGCAGAAGAAACTCAAGTACAAGCCGCTGCGCCGTCTGATTTACAGCGAGGCGATGGAGAAATACGGGAGCGACAAACCCGACCTGCGCTACGATCTGGAAGCAGTTGACGTCTCAGATATCGCAGGGGCAAGCGCGTTCCCGATCTTTCAGGCGAACGTGGCCGATGGCAAGCCGGTCAAAGTGATCTGTGCACCCGGGTTGAACCGCCGTCTCGACGACAAGACGCAGGCGCTGACTGGCGAGGCCCTCAAACGGCTGATGAAGGAACTGGAAGATACCGCCAAAACGGTGGGCGCGAAAGGCCTCGCCTATATGGCGCTGCCGCTGGAGGAAACTGGAGAGGTCAAAGGACCGATCGGCAAGTTCTTCAGCGTGGAACAGAAGCTGGAGCTCTTCGAACGAAGCGGCGCAAAGCCCGGCGACGTGCTGATGTTCATCTCTGACAAGCGCGACACAGTATATGCCGCGGTTGACAAGCTTCGGCGAACGGTGGCGGGACTTCTGAACCTTGCCGACCCTGATGTGCTGGACTTTGCCTGGATTATCGACTTCCCGATGTTCTACTGGGACGAAGAGAACAAGCGCTGGGACCCGTCGCAGCACATGTTCACGATGCCGATGCCGGAAGATGTGCACTATCTGGACAGCGACCCCGGAAAAGCACGCGGCAGCCAATACGACCTGATCTGCAACGGCTACGAGGTCGGCGGAGGAAGCATCCGTATCCACGACCGCGCCCTGCAAGAGAAGATTTTCCCGCTGATCGGGCAGACGATGGAACACGCCCGCGATCAGTTCGGCCACATGCTGGAAGCGTTCGAATACGGCGTGCCGCCCCACGGCGGAATGGCATGGGGGATTGACCGTATCAGTATGATCTTCGCCGGTGCCGATAACATCCGCGAGGTCATTGCCTTCCCGAAGACGCAGTCCGGAAGCGACGCGATGGCCCATGCGCCATCGGAAGCCGAGCCGAAACAGCTGGCGGAACTGTATCTGCAGCTGGCACCGCTGCCACAAGACGAGAAGTAG
- a CDS encoding LCP family protein, which produces MPPLDPNAEQKPSAEDTLLSGRAVNPGSMAEETIKADLVPKAPEIIRLPQRGTPAPTAPSISGPISTQQSVPRVGLPLPPAPVRPQTGARQRSYYRQANQRQKGGEWAWVVIAAALFGVAVVMSLGMFVLVRASRAQQDIVPTSESPIVAALPTPMTFLNDGGLIAMGQAINIEGQRIVLEPWDGQSRLTVLLMGIDRRPGEKGLSYRTDTMLILSLDPRTGEAGMLSIPRDLWVSVPGYGERRVNEAMVLGELRQSGYGPRLAMETVQYNLGIRINHYVVVDFNAFVTIVDALGGIEVDLDYNINDPLYPNMTYGYDPFYLRAGHHLLDGSTALKFARTRHGDSDISRNERQQEVIMAIKDKATSPEMIPVLLANASQLWSAIRDNFYTDIALEKLIQLGLFVKDLDVDSIKRGGIDFSYLSNYTTASGAAVLIPNRARLGNLMIEIFGANYGE; this is translated from the coding sequence ATGCCCCCACTCGATCCAAACGCGGAGCAAAAACCGTCCGCAGAAGATACGCTCTTAAGCGGCCGTGCGGTGAATCCCGGCTCGATGGCAGAAGAGACCATCAAGGCTGATCTCGTGCCAAAAGCGCCTGAGATAATCCGGTTGCCGCAGCGGGGCACGCCTGCGCCCACGGCTCCCTCCATCAGCGGCCCGATCTCGACGCAGCAGAGCGTCCCGCGCGTCGGTCTGCCGCTTCCACCCGCGCCGGTCCGCCCTCAGACCGGCGCCCGTCAGCGCTCCTACTACCGGCAGGCCAACCAGCGTCAGAAAGGCGGGGAGTGGGCCTGGGTGGTGATCGCTGCCGCCCTGTTTGGCGTCGCGGTGGTCATGAGCCTCGGCATGTTTGTTCTGGTTCGTGCGTCACGGGCGCAGCAGGATATCGTCCCCACCAGTGAGTCGCCGATTGTCGCCGCGCTTCCCACGCCCATGACCTTCCTCAATGATGGCGGCCTGATCGCCATGGGTCAGGCTATCAACATCGAGGGACAGCGCATCGTCCTTGAGCCGTGGGATGGCCAATCGCGCCTTACCGTTCTGCTCATGGGCATTGACCGGCGCCCCGGCGAAAAAGGCCTGAGCTACCGTACCGATACCATGCTAATTCTCAGCCTCGACCCGCGTACAGGCGAAGCGGGTATGCTCAGTATCCCCCGCGACCTCTGGGTCTCGGTGCCGGGCTACGGGGAGCGCCGCGTCAACGAAGCGATGGTTCTCGGCGAACTGCGCCAGTCCGGCTATGGTCCGCGCCTGGCGATGGAAACCGTCCAGTACAATCTCGGCATCCGCATCAATCATTATGTCGTAGTCGACTTCAATGCCTTCGTCACTATCGTCGATGCGCTGGGTGGCATCGAGGTAGACCTTGACTACAACATCAACGATCCGCTCTATCCCAACATGACTTACGGTTATGACCCCTTCTACCTGCGTGCAGGTCATCACCTGCTCGACGGCTCAACAGCGCTCAAGTTTGCCCGCACCCGTCATGGTGACAGTGACATCAGCCGTAACGAGCGCCAGCAGGAAGTCATCATGGCCATCAAGGACAAGGCGACGAGTCCTGAGATGATTCCGGTCCTCTTGGCCAACGCCTCGCAGCTCTGGTCCGCCATCCGCGATAACTTCTATACCGACATCGCGCTGGAAAAACTGATCCAGCTCGGTCTGTTCGTCAAGGACTTGGACGTGGACAGCATCAAACGCGGCGGCATCGACTTCAGCTATCTCAGCAACTATACGACGGCTTCCGGGGCCGCTGTCCTCATCCCCAATCGCGCGCGCCTCGGCAATCTGATGATCGAGATCTTCGGCGCGAACTACGGCGAATAA